The sequence below is a genomic window from Strix uralensis isolate ZFMK-TIS-50842 chromosome 11, bStrUra1, whole genome shotgun sequence.
CATGCCCATAAGTGATTGCCAAGTACTTTGGATGATGTGAAACAAGTCACTGGAAGAACAAAACACCCTGAGtcacataaaaatatattccaaGAGAAATAACACACTCTGCTTCATTAAAACCACATTTGACTGCTACAGCACATTCTAGAAACCCAGgttattttgatattttgctCAGCTTTCACAATAGGTCTAAGCAGATGAGTTTCCTTTCTCCTAGCACAGTTTGACAGGAATCACAAGCTTGTGACTGATGCCGGAGAAAATGCTACAGAACACAGTTTGATGCACACTAAATTCAGAGAATGCCATTTGGCAAAATACATCCAATTAGATGACACTAGCACCTTGACAAATCTCATCTTCAGGATCCTGAGCTACTGGGCAGTAACACTTTAACAACCTCCAGAAGAGTTACTGCTTGAGGAGAGAGGGAAACATCTTTCCCTcaaaattccttttccttcttctaaGCACTGGATTGCCACTGCTTTGTTCCTTCCTGTAACAAGACAGATGCTGTGGAATGTAAAATCAGATGCATGAGGCTGCAAGATGAACCACGTACAAGCCAGACCCTTGCATCACCCAGTGACTAAAGGAACCGGTTTTCTCAGGGTTGCATCGTTATTTGATACTAGCCTTCAGCTGAGGGGTGAGCGTGTGTCTATACGGTATAAAGCATGCTCCGAATGGCTCACCGGCGCTGGATCTGTCTGGCAAAGTTGTTGCTGGAAGCTGAGCAGGGGAACTGGACCGCCTCACTGTGCAGGGTGGCATTCCTGAAGAGGTCACAGAAGTTCTCAAACAGCTCCAGCAGCTCATCAGATGTATTCTCGAATACAGCAATAACCTCTGTGGTCACCATGTTGTACACGACGAAGAACGAAGGCTGGAGagagaggcagaggcagcagttACCCAGGAGAGCACGAGGTGGGGGGAAGCTGTCCCTTCTCCCCACATGACACCACAGACCCTATCCAAATTTCTCTGCAGGGGAGAGAATACAGGGAATTCTCTACAGGGAAATCCCACATTCTCACACTAATCCATTCTGCTACCTAAATGCCTCAACAGATACCAAATTATCCAACTCTTAACTGTGattatttatgaagaaaactTAATGGGCTTCCAATTTTTCAACTCAAACTGGGTaacaatatttctgttttctctttctctctgccctCCACCAAATCCAAAATGCTTTCTAAAGTgtcaaatttaattttcattcctgctgacaaaattattttaaatccagTGCTAGCTGgccacatatttttttttcctttctgtagagacattattttcttccccttcttaatATTTCCATCACGCAGAGATGAGCCTTTTTAGTGTACTATGTACTACAGCACTGCCCGCAAAATGTTGTGCCCTCCAGGTACCCTGCCGGCACaagaataaaaatctgaaagACATTAATGACTTCTTTTTAATGACGACATTCTCATGCAAGAAGGCCCAGGTACTGCGCTGTGGATTGGCAATGGCAGTGTTTCATGGCAGGAATAAGCAAGAAATCAGGGAAAAAGGTGGCACTGTGTCAGCGCAGCTACATCTAAAGGAGACGTTCCCATCCCATTGGGAAAAGGCAGATTTAATCCTTCACCATCAAAGGTAGCTTTTGTTAGAGACAGAAGTGCTAACAACACCCTGGCACCCCAAATTAAGAACCTGTCCATACTTCGAAGGTAACTAATTCCCGTGCTACATGCACATATCTGGTTAAATCTTCTGTCAATAAAGGCAATTTCTAAATGCTTCACCTCCCGCTCTCAAACAATGCTCAGGGATGACGGCAGGCACTTTGCCTACCCCACCCACCTGCAAATATCacaaggtttgtttgttttacagccCCAAAATAAACTGTGATAATACGATCCAGCCCCCACATGTCAAAATGAAGTACGGTAGATGAGGTTACTCACTAGACTACTGCCTAAGGAAAGGGAAGCCCTTCTGAAATACAGAGTtggagcagagagaaaacaagaggagacagcagaaggaaaaaactaGTTACATCATTGAAGACTGCAGGGAGTATCCTCCAACCTTAAATAAAAAAGTTCCTTTGCCAGGTTAACACGCAGACACATCCACAGGATGCCCCTGACCAGAGAAACTATCCTCACTGCTTTTCAGCAGCACCTGTAACACAGGCAAAACATTGTCACAGCATGGGTGGCAGAAGTCAAGCCTCGCAGCAATCAAGCAGCAAAGCTGGCAAGTCTGTCAACAGAAGCctagaacaacaacaacaaaccacaaGATACATATACACAGCACACGATTAAACATCTTGAATGATTCAGTGCAGACCCTGACAATATACAAGCAACCCACAAGCATGAACAGTGACTTCCTCAACCTTCTTGGCAGAGGAgccagagagaagagaggagccCAAAACTGCATGAAACCTCATGTTCCTCTCTGATGGGCGAAAGGAAAATCTGAGCTTTAGGTATTTAGCGAGCCAAGTTTTCTTCAGGAAGCCCTAACGCAAAGCCTACGTTCAGGCAGGTCTGCGGAGACTGCCCCACGCCTGGAATTATCTCCTGAAAGAACTGAGAAATGAGATGCTTTTCCTCCAGCATAAAACACACCGCCTGAGGAGCACCGCAAACAAACCACAACTTGCATCTTAAAGTAACCCCCGGGTGAAGAGAGTCAAGAGCTGCAGCAAACCAGGCACAAAAGCCTTGGTAAccacagcagagagcagagccaAGCCTACCACAAACATTTACATCAGGGTCAGGAGCACCATTCCAGATACCAGCAACGAGCAGAATGCTGCAGGCCACTTCCACAAAGCTATAATGTTTTTAAGACAGCTGCTCAGTTTTACACAAATGGGTAAAACTGATTAGATTAAGCCTTACCTATTCACTCCCAAAGCAACTCCCCCAAACAAATAccacttcagagaaaaatgaaacaaaccagaGTCATCTTCCAGGAAGAATTAGACCAAGGCAACTCGCAAAGAACTGCTGTCTATTTCTTCTAGGATCTAAGTCCTGCATCTGGCAAagacagggaggaagagaagggtatgaaagaaaaacaaacatctaGGGAACAATCAGACCTACATGCAGCACTGGAGATTTATTACAAATTCTTGCTAAATACTTTCAacataataaaaaccaaacattcTATTATTCCTTAATagaacaggttaaaaaaagcaTCCTTCTCAGTTTTACTGAGCTCAAAACCTGACCACCACTCTTAACAGTTGTGAAAACAGATGATCAACCTGGCGGATGGTGAAACATCTGGAGGGACCCAGCACTGACCAAGCTACATTTGCTCTAACTCAGCTTCTTTAGTAATAAACTGAAAGGAGGAGCAATTGCCACATTAGCTAGATCTAAGAGTTGCTACTCCAATTTGGAGAGATCATAAACACTCTCACTGAAGCTTGAAAGAATATGTAGGCAGAATAGAAAAGGCAATTCCacggggaaaaaaatgaagactatTATATTTGAAAAACATGCTTGAAGATACATGAGAAAAGGGAGAGACAACCTCTAGAATATAAATGTACTACACAAAATATCagctaaaaaaaagaaacagctggggatgtgggaggggaagagggttGTACAGCATCTGCGAGCATGGGAAACAATCCCTGGAGAAAGGGGACTCAATAACCACATCAcaccttttctctctcattttcagtTGCGAAGGAAGCAATGAAATCATGAGAGCAAAAGACACAAAAGTTATTCAGTATCAGAAGCATCAAATGTTCACACAAGAATGAAATACCAGGGATCCTAAACAACATTCACAGGCTCAGCTAAGAAACACAGCTACCAGCATTGTACCTGCTTGAGCACTTGCCCCAAAGCAACGAGCAGCCTAAGGAGGCAGGCAGTACCTGGGAAGGATCCGTTACCCGCAGCGTGACCACGTCTTCACTAGTGTATTTGATAAATAGATGGTTCTCGTCCAAAAGCTGCATCTTCCACATGCGGAGCTGCCTCAACTGATCAAAGTACTGGAAGAACCTTCTTTTTGCTATAGCGCTTCCATCCTGCTCGGCCCTTCTCCACAGGTACACCAGCAGCCTGTGCTTCAGAGAGTTTATGAAGGGCTCTTTGTAGGGGTTGGCCATCCCCGTCTGAGTGTCCCGCTGCACCTCGGGATACACTGCAGACAGAGTCAGCAGATCATCCTCGTAGCAGAAGCGGCCAATAGTCCGTACGTCAATGAACGTACCCTCAGGTGTTACTTGAAAGACGTGAATAGTCTGTTGCTGCACAGAAAGAATGGCCAAGATGTTCTTATAGAGGTACAGCCCCTGGTTGTGAGACAGGATGACCTTGTCACATTTGAAAGTCCGTGTGTCACAGAGTCTGCCCGTGTGGAGGTCTATGATATGCAAGGAATAATCCTCAAGAGGGGACCGGGGATTAGGGGTCACTGACTCGCTGTTGCGGTAAACCTCGAAGAAGGGAGGGTGAGGCTCCTCAGGCAGGTACGCAGCAGAGCCAACGATCACGTACCGACAGTCGTCGGTGAACAAGCTGCACTCGCGGTTCAAGTGCTCCCCATTGGAGGCCACGTTGGTGATATGGAGCAGAACAAAGAACCGTTCAAAGAGCCGCCCCCGGATGTTGACAGATCTTTGGTCATTGCCGTTGGCCAGGATCTCTCCCTCGTAGCCCTGCAGGAGGTCTTCCGCCGCCTGGCAGCCCTGATACTCATAGATCTCCAGAGAGGTCTGGTCAGAGGAGAAGGCAATGAAGTAGCGGCCGTCAGGGGAGAACTTGCGCAAGAAGCAGGGTGGCTTCTCCACGTTGACCACGGTGAAGTTGGGGAATACATTCTGGTGGAAGACACGGACTTGGTGCCAGTGGGTACCGGCTTTGCCCGAGCTGATCCGGCGGCGCTCCAGGCGGTGGATGACATTCTGGTTCTGGATGCGACGGGGCCTGATTGTGGGGGCATCATGGTCCATGGTCAGAGCTCTACTTCATCTTCACCCTGCCACGGAGAGAGCACATACGTGCCCTGGGACCACACAGAGATGGGGAGAGAATTCAGGGTACTGAGGGACGTGCTTGCAGGGATGGGGTAGGGAAAAGCCCCACAGAACCCAGGGAGTCAGGGGGAGTCAGCTGAAAAGTGCAGACATGCCTTTGGAAAGGGGGGAAATGACACAGGAAGacactggagagagagagagacgtgAAGAGACTGGGAGAGAGACCTCAGTGGGAGGTACCAGGGAAAACAGGGGAACACCGAGGGAACCCCAGTGCACCAGGGGCTGAAGGGATCCGCAGGCCTGTCTGCTGATGAGGGAGACACGGGGAGGCACcgggaggggatggagggagccggggaggcagggaggcaCAGGTGGGCACCAAGGGGATAGAGGGAGCCCCCAGGCACCGGGGAAGGAGTGAGGGAAGCCAGGGATAATCCCGTCTGCTGACAAGAAAGCGCAGAAGGCCAGCTTGGCAAGGATGGAGGGAGCTGATGGGCACATGAGGGGTCTCCGGGAGGCCTACGGGCCCGCCTGCCGATGGGAGCAGGGCccccagctgctctcccaccGGCCCGGAGGGTGAGTGGGACACGAGGGAACCGGGGGCCGCGGTGGCCTCCTAGCCGGGCAAGGGCCCGGTGGGAccgggcgcggggcgggaggAGGCCAAGGCTGCACTCACCGCTCGGGCCCGGGGCTGGGTCCCACCGCCGCCACTCACTCCATGGCCGCCGCCATCTTTCCGCCACCGCACGAAGAGGCGCcgcgacggcggcggcgggagggggtcAGCCCCCACTTCCGCTTCCGGCCAGCGAGGCGGGCCGGCTGCGCCGGGCCAGAGTGTCAGCGGCCGGGGGAACccgcgccccctggcgggcgggGGGAGCTCTGCGGGTCGCGCCCGGGCACCCTCCGTACCCCTGAAACCCTgcacccaccctgcacccaccCGAACCCCCCTGAAACCCTgcacccaccctgcacccaccCTGCACCCATCCAACCTCCCCTGCAGCCCTGTACCCGTCATGCACCCCCTGAAACCCTGCACCCGTGCTGCACCCATTCTACACCCATCCTGGACACACCCTGCACTGCCGACACCCATCCTGCCCCCGGGACACCCCATGCACCCTATCCTAGCACCCTCTGCACGCAttcttccccctttctctgcACCCTGAACCCTTTCACACCCTTCACCCATCCTGCACCCTATCCCAACACTCCCCGTACCTATCCTGCACCCTGGACACCCCATCCCAGCACCCCCTGAACCCCCATCCAACCATCCCCAAGCGCCCTGCACCATCACGCACCCCCGTCCCCACACCCCAAACACCCTCTGAACCCTCCCATGCCTTGAGCATCTCAgacccctccatccccaggcaccCGCTGCACCCCGAGTCCCCACATGGGCACACCCCAGGGGACATCACACCTGCCGCTAGCCAGCGTATGGAGACACACCCCAACACCTCAACCCCAACACAGGCACTAGAGATTGGGGTCACCCCCAGGCACCCCTTTGGGCTTTCTAAGGGGCTTGAAAGCTTTTTTGCTCGCCTGGGTTTTTAGCAGTGTTCCCCCTCCCACCCCGTGCGTTAGCGGCAAGGCGGTGAGGGCAGCTCTGAGCGGCACTTGTCCttcaaagggaaggaaggaggaatgtCGGGGGGCCCTTGAGATCCATTTGCCGGCCTCTCACCAAGGCGGACCCACTCCATCAgcagatgcaggagctgggagcgGGGGGCGTGGGGAAGGATGCTCAAACTGGGGTGCTGGGGCACACCCCATTCCCATGGGGTGGGTGCCACAGGGGTGCAGCAGCGGTACCCAACTGGCATCGCACAGGGA
It includes:
- the DET1 gene encoding DET1 homolog, whose product is MDHDAPTIRPRRIQNQNVIHRLERRRISSGKAGTHWHQVRVFHQNVFPNFTVVNVEKPPCFLRKFSPDGRYFIAFSSDQTSLEIYEYQGCQAAEDLLQGYEGEILANGNDQRSVNIRGRLFERFFVLLHITNVASNGEHLNRECSLFTDDCRYVIVGSAAYLPEEPHPPFFEVYRNSESVTPNPRSPLEDYSLHIIDLHTGRLCDTRTFKCDKVILSHNQGLYLYKNILAILSVQQQTIHVFQVTPEGTFIDVRTIGRFCYEDDLLTLSAVYPEVQRDTQTGMANPYKEPFINSLKHRLLVYLWRRAEQDGSAIAKRRFFQYFDQLRQLRMWKMQLLDENHLFIKYTSEDVVTLRVTDPSQPSFFVVYNMVTTEVIAVFENTSDELLELFENFCDLFRNATLHSEAVQFPCSASSNNFARQIQRRFKDTIVNAKYGGHTEAVRRLLGQLPISAQSYSGSPYLDLSLFSYDDKWVSVMERPKTCGDHPIRFYARDSGLLKFEIQAGLLGRPINHTVRRLVAFTFHPFEPFAISVQRTNAEYVVNFHMRHSCT